From one Bacteroidales bacterium genomic stretch:
- a CDS encoding alpha-amylase family glycosyl hydrolase, which produces MKKPILAIACITLLISCSRLEDLRIHSTDDVVGLASPVRLQYDSTVIYLQDYFVDVSGIDSVHIGEEAVPMTPDRSLVYRSDPSGLPVMEMKVWIAGQPYSIPVLKSRKLPYTFRFDPQGKTYQTVNIKGSLNGWNPSATPMEFKDDLWQANVVLNPGTYQYLLVVDGMEMLDSANAEVIDNNMGGFNSGLVLGSLDDPLSPELYTASLEDDDIIVKSVNPVDEVFVLWNNYRLDERFIENEEGNFEIEVPAVAAVTERSFIRVWASNGHGVSNDLLIPLHYRKVLLDPGQLVRMDEHGMIIYNILVDRFYNADTTNDHPVPSPEIHPKANYFGGDIDGITQKVEDGYFDDLGINTIWISPVVLNPDGAFGQYPSPRTKFSGYHGYWPISFTKVDYRFGTAQDLKELSEALHRKNNNLLLDFVAHHVHQEHPIYTAHPEWTTSLYLPDGTLNTEKWDEYRLTTWFDVFMPTLDLFKPEVYQMLSDSALYWVKEYQLDGFRHDATKHVPEIFWRTLTRKIKQQVILPEDREIYQIGETYGNGDLIGSYVSSGQMDAQFDFNVYDAAIAVFGKESESFDRLDNTLKESFMYYGNHNLMGYISGNQDRPRFISYAGGSLGWEEDGKRAGWTRDIGVGDPVGYKRLAQLMAFNMTIPGVPVIFYGDEIGLPGANDPDNRRWMKFDNLTDEENDLRETVKKLIDLRKSNLEFIYGDFTPLLVSEYAYAYARDYFGRTSIVVFNKSGNQQVIELFLPERMEEDVFKALFGSQIKIKDNHIQMTMAGNSFDVLSSKE; this is translated from the coding sequence ATGAAAAAACCAATCCTTGCCATTGCCTGCATCACCCTCCTGATCAGTTGTTCCCGCCTGGAAGACCTAAGGATCCATTCAACTGACGATGTCGTGGGGCTTGCCTCCCCTGTTAGACTCCAGTATGATTCTACCGTCATTTACCTTCAGGACTATTTCGTCGATGTGAGCGGAATCGACTCGGTGCATATCGGCGAAGAGGCTGTTCCAATGACTCCTGACCGCTCACTGGTTTACCGGTCCGATCCATCCGGCTTGCCCGTTATGGAAATGAAGGTCTGGATAGCCGGCCAGCCCTATTCCATCCCTGTCCTGAAGTCCAGGAAACTTCCTTACACGTTCAGGTTCGATCCGCAGGGAAAAACATACCAAACCGTCAATATCAAAGGAAGTCTGAATGGATGGAATCCCTCGGCCACGCCGATGGAATTCAAGGATGACCTCTGGCAGGCGAACGTTGTGCTCAACCCCGGGACCTACCAGTATTTGCTGGTCGTTGACGGAATGGAGATGCTCGACTCAGCCAACGCAGAGGTCATCGACAACAACATGGGCGGATTCAATTCCGGGCTTGTGCTTGGAAGCCTTGATGATCCACTGTCGCCGGAACTGTACACCGCTTCGCTGGAAGATGATGACATCATTGTCAAATCCGTGAATCCGGTTGACGAAGTCTTTGTCTTATGGAACAATTACCGGCTGGATGAGCGGTTCATTGAAAATGAGGAGGGTAATTTCGAAATTGAAGTGCCGGCCGTTGCTGCCGTGACTGAACGATCCTTCATCCGGGTCTGGGCCTCTAACGGCCATGGCGTCAGCAATGACCTTCTGATCCCGCTGCATTACAGAAAAGTGCTCCTTGACCCTGGACAGCTGGTACGGATGGATGAACACGGAATGATCATCTATAACATACTGGTCGACAGGTTTTACAATGCCGACACCACCAATGACCATCCCGTCCCAAGTCCGGAAATCCACCCCAAGGCCAATTATTTCGGGGGCGATATTGACGGGATAACTCAAAAAGTGGAGGATGGTTATTTTGATGATCTGGGCATCAATACCATCTGGATCTCCCCGGTTGTTCTGAATCCTGACGGTGCCTTTGGCCAGTATCCCTCGCCTCGCACCAAATTTTCAGGTTACCACGGCTACTGGCCCATTTCCTTCACCAAAGTGGACTACCGGTTCGGTACCGCACAGGATCTCAAAGAGCTATCGGAGGCACTTCACCGGAAGAACAACAATCTCCTGCTGGATTTTGTCGCTCATCACGTACACCAGGAACATCCCATCTACACGGCTCATCCCGAATGGACCACCAGCCTGTACCTGCCGGATGGCACCCTGAACACGGAGAAGTGGGATGAGTACAGGCTTACCACCTGGTTTGATGTTTTCATGCCGACCCTCGATCTGTTCAAGCCGGAGGTTTACCAGATGCTTTCCGATTCGGCTCTCTACTGGGTAAAAGAATATCAGCTGGATGGGTTCCGCCACGACGCGACCAAACATGTTCCGGAAATCTTCTGGAGAACGCTCACCCGCAAGATCAAACAGCAGGTCATTTTACCGGAAGACCGGGAGATCTACCAGATCGGTGAAACCTACGGCAACGGCGACCTGATAGGCAGTTATGTCAGTTCCGGACAGATGGATGCCCAGTTCGACTTCAATGTCTACGATGCGGCGATCGCCGTTTTCGGAAAAGAGAGCGAATCCTTCGACCGTCTCGACAACACCCTGAAGGAAAGCTTCATGTACTATGGCAACCACAACCTGATGGGCTATATTTCAGGGAACCAGGACCGGCCAAGGTTCATCTCCTATGCAGGCGGTTCGCTTGGCTGGGAGGAAGACGGGAAACGTGCGGGGTGGACACGGGACATTGGTGTTGGTGATCCGGTGGGGTACAAGCGACTGGCCCAGCTGATGGCGTTCAACATGACCATTCCGGGCGTACCTGTGATCTTTTATGGTGATGAGATCGGCCTTCCCGGCGCCAATGATCCGGATAACCGCAGATGGATGAAATTTGACAACCTGACGGATGAAGAGAACGACCTCCGGGAAACGGTCAAAAAACTGATCGACCTGCGGAAGTCAAACCTGGAGTTCATTTACGGGGACTTCACCCCCCTGCTGGTTTCAGAGTATGCCTATGCCTATGCAAGAGACTACTTCGGAAGAACCAGCATTGTCGTTTTCAATAAATCAGGTAACCAGCAGGTAATTGAATTATTCCTGCCGGAAAGAATGGAGGAAGATGTGTTCAAGGCTCTCTTTGGGTCTCAGATAAAGATTAAAGACAATCATATCCAAATGACTATGGCAGGGAACAGTTTTGACGTTTTGAGCTCTAAAGAATGA
- a CDS encoding aspartyl protease family protein, protein MINQKNGRCAKSMFFIFFIFIFFFVNFCRAQSIGYAIVGDHNRMSVTFENLNNLVVMPVKINGLLPSKFILDSGVSLTLLTEKALCDILEIPCDRRISLPVIGLLDSITGCIATGVKIDLPGVKSHGQNLVVLDEDYLNLKSFLGNNVQGIIGYDLFRNFVVDVDYINKIVTLIQPGHFRPPRKYEKISVEMISNRPYIQCEATDENGYSHTLTMLVDLGASFAIMFEIDSAQVVGIPSTNLETVVGRGLGGDIAGYVGRIKQFKIGSYVLDDVIASFYDKYRTHDVIPEVRQGAIGGDVLSRFQLIIDYPGKAIYLKRNFSFNRSFEFNLSGIEMVASGIGLNLYTITRVIPRSPADRAGILPGDRIVMFNGKSTEEMALNELNHELRLKPGKKIWLRLERNGQRIKRSFKLERSI, encoded by the coding sequence ATGATCAATCAGAAAAATGGACGGTGTGCCAAGTCCATGTTTTTCATCTTTTTTATTTTCATTTTCTTTTTTGTGAACTTCTGCAGGGCGCAATCCATTGGTTATGCGATCGTTGGTGATCACAATCGAATGTCGGTCACGTTTGAAAACCTGAACAACCTGGTGGTCATGCCGGTAAAGATCAACGGGCTTCTCCCCTCCAAGTTCATTCTTGATTCAGGGGTATCGCTGACCCTGCTGACCGAAAAGGCCCTCTGCGATATCCTGGAGATTCCGTGCGACAGGCGGATCAGTTTGCCCGTGATCGGTCTTTTGGATTCCATCACCGGTTGCATAGCGACGGGTGTAAAAATAGATCTGCCCGGCGTAAAGAGTCACGGACAGAACCTGGTCGTACTGGATGAAGATTACCTGAACCTGAAAAGCTTTCTGGGAAATAATGTCCAGGGGATCATCGGTTATGACCTGTTCCGGAATTTTGTCGTGGATGTGGATTACATCAATAAAATTGTCACCCTGATCCAGCCCGGTCACTTCAGGCCTCCGCGCAAATACGAAAAAATTTCTGTTGAGATGATCAGCAACCGGCCTTACATTCAGTGTGAAGCCACTGATGAAAATGGTTACTCCCACACTCTTACCATGCTGGTTGATCTGGGAGCGAGCTTTGCCATTATGTTCGAGATTGATTCAGCACAGGTGGTCGGCATACCTTCCACGAACCTGGAGACCGTCGTGGGCAGGGGTCTGGGAGGAGACATCGCCGGTTATGTGGGAAGAATAAAGCAATTTAAGATAGGATCGTACGTACTGGATGATGTCATTGCTTCCTTTTATGATAAATACCGCACCCACGACGTCATCCCCGAGGTCCGCCAGGGTGCCATTGGAGGCGATGTTCTAAGCCGGTTTCAACTTATTATTGATTACCCGGGAAAAGCGATCTACCTAAAAAGGAACTTTTCATTCAACCGGTCATTTGAATTCAACCTGAGCGGCATCGAAATGGTTGCTTCCGGCATCGGGCTCAACCTGTACACCATCACCCGCGTCATCCCCCGGTCACCTGCCGATCGGGCCGGCATCCTGCCCGGCGACAGGATCGTCATGTTCAATGGTAAATCAACCGAAGAAATGGCCCTGAACGAGCTTAATCACGAGCTTCGGCTGAAGCCCGGTAAAAAAATCTGGTTAAGATTGGAACGGAACGGTCAAAGGATCAAACGTTCTTTTAAGCTAGAGAGAAGCATTTAA
- a CDS encoding alpha-amylase family glycosyl hydrolase: MQSNDDEFNVLTQCWNELYPGWPTEKLNDFFIELKCVKERITLAPNPPGWYKDVVVYSLYVDLFNKDFPGLESRLDYLTRLGVNCLWLLPILESPMRDAGFDISDYQSIRSNLLDLPATASRQEKESVFVQFLGRAHQKNIRVIFDIALNHTSNEHPWFKESRKSIDNPFRDYYIWNKDDQKYREARIIFKGLCTSNWEKDGEEYFFHRFFEFQPDLNYRNPLVLLEMAGHLLYWLEKGVDGFRADAIPYIWKEEGTSCENLPQTHTLLRFLRAALDYVRPDTLLLAEACQKPHLVVEYFGKGDECNAGYHFPLMPQLFKTVALQSSQPVRHTLSPEITPAIPDNAQWFTFLRCHDELSLELVYVTEEDRRYIHEKYCKKPEWDFRLGQGLSARLSELMDRDPDKIGMIFSIMLTLPGTPVIYYGDEFGKTNDESYYQQMIQLSGKDDTRFLVRGMIDWEELDHRLQQSDSLEYGVFSQVSRMVRVRRLYSCFGRGELQWMEIKKKDGTALSSVLSYLRSYGKEKILVIHHLAGQEEEVAIPELLPGFTKTDLLDQVLVLGEAENALWLPPYAYYWINVGQ; the protein is encoded by the coding sequence ATGCAGTCTAACGACGATGAATTCAACGTGTTGACCCAATGCTGGAACGAATTGTATCCTGGCTGGCCAACGGAAAAACTGAATGATTTTTTCATTGAGCTGAAATGCGTAAAAGAACGCATCACCCTGGCTCCCAATCCGCCGGGGTGGTACAAGGATGTGGTCGTGTATTCACTGTATGTTGACCTTTTCAACAAGGATTTCCCCGGGTTGGAATCCAGACTGGATTACCTGACCCGGCTGGGCGTGAACTGTCTGTGGTTGCTTCCCATCCTGGAATCCCCCATGCGGGATGCAGGCTTCGACATCAGTGACTATCAAAGCATCCGGTCGAATCTGCTGGACCTTCCGGCCACAGCTTCCCGTCAGGAAAAAGAATCGGTCTTCGTGCAATTTCTCGGACGCGCTCACCAAAAAAACATCCGCGTCATTTTTGATATCGCTTTGAATCATACATCCAACGAACATCCCTGGTTTAAGGAGTCAAGAAAATCCATTGATAATCCATTCAGAGATTATTATATTTGGAACAAAGATGATCAAAAATACAGGGAAGCACGGATCATATTCAAGGGTCTCTGTACCAGCAACTGGGAGAAAGACGGGGAGGAGTATTTTTTTCATCGTTTTTTTGAGTTCCAGCCCGATCTGAATTACAGGAATCCCTTGGTTCTTCTTGAAATGGCAGGCCATCTCCTTTATTGGCTCGAAAAAGGGGTTGACGGTTTTCGTGCCGATGCCATACCCTATATCTGGAAGGAGGAAGGCACCAGCTGTGAGAACCTGCCACAGACGCATACTCTCCTCCGGTTCCTGCGCGCTGCCCTGGATTACGTTCGGCCGGATACGCTTCTGCTGGCCGAAGCCTGCCAGAAGCCCCACCTGGTGGTCGAATACTTCGGCAAAGGTGACGAATGCAATGCAGGTTACCATTTCCCGCTGATGCCCCAGCTGTTTAAGACTGTGGCATTGCAAAGCAGCCAGCCGGTCCGGCACACACTGAGCCCTGAAATAACTCCTGCCATACCGGATAATGCACAATGGTTCACCTTTCTTCGCTGCCACGATGAACTAAGCCTCGAACTGGTCTATGTGACGGAGGAAGACCGGAGATATATCCATGAAAAATACTGTAAAAAGCCGGAATGGGACTTTCGGCTCGGCCAGGGACTTTCGGCAAGGCTTTCAGAACTTATGGATCGTGATCCTGACAAGATAGGAATGATCTTCTCCATCATGCTGACCCTTCCCGGAACACCCGTCATTTACTACGGTGATGAGTTTGGCAAGACCAACGACGAATCTTATTACCAGCAAATGATCCAGTTGTCGGGAAAGGACGATACACGGTTCCTGGTCAGGGGGATGATCGACTGGGAAGAGCTGGATCACAGGCTGCAACAGTCCGACTCACTGGAGTACGGCGTTTTCAGCCAGGTCAGCCGCATGGTACGGGTACGAAGACTTTATTCCTGTTTTGGCAGGGGTGAACTGCAATGGATGGAGATCAAAAAGAAAGACGGGACAGCCTTGTCATCGGTGCTTTCCTACCTGAGATCGTACGGGAAAGAGAAGATACTGGTCATTCATCATCTTGCCGGTCAGGAGGAAGAGGTTGCCATACCCGAACTTCTGCCCGGCTTCACCAAGACAGACCTGCTTGATCAGGTGCTGGTGCTTGGTGAAGCTGAAAATGCACTCTGGCTGCCGCCTTACGCTTATTATTGGATCAATGTGGGACAGTAA
- a CDS encoding ATP-binding protein has protein sequence MALPEDQDPLARKIMLMQQVDVFKDLPEDTLTRICKLMEEEKKTKQEVVFRKGDEGNAMYVIALGSVRVHVGDHVLARLSQGKVFGEFALLDSSPRSASITSEEQTLLYRLDRSEFSRLMESDIKVMYGVIRLVLNRIRDMNELERKLAQSYLKIQKQNKEIDFHNQNIKLQQRELETKNEELSRLNEEKFHLINVLAHDLRNPLTSSLCLADLLKSQSENLTRDQVKSVELIDNSLRRINRIIDQIVDINEIETRSMAFRPQKVNLAVILKEITELYAYAVAQKDITLITETSDLCSVVDPNYASLIVENLLSNAIKFSPAGKQIWIRLYQNDDRARIEIRDEGPGINEQDRMKLYGKYQTQKANVPGNEAESPGLSIVVKYVRVMNGKVWCTSEAGKGSTLFVEFPLASQDVG, from the coding sequence ATGGCATTGCCCGAAGACCAGGATCCGCTTGCGAGAAAAATAATGCTCATGCAGCAGGTGGACGTCTTTAAAGACCTTCCGGAGGATACACTGACCAGGATCTGCAAACTCATGGAGGAAGAAAAAAAGACAAAGCAGGAGGTTGTTTTCCGTAAAGGGGATGAAGGAAATGCAATGTACGTCATTGCGTTGGGATCAGTCAGGGTTCATGTGGGCGATCATGTGCTTGCCCGCCTCAGCCAGGGAAAAGTGTTTGGCGAATTTGCACTGCTTGACTCCTCACCGCGATCAGCTTCCATCACCTCTGAAGAGCAAACCCTCCTGTACCGGCTGGATCGAAGTGAATTCTCCCGGCTGATGGAATCCGACATCAAGGTGATGTATGGAGTGATCCGGCTGGTCTTGAATCGTATCAGGGACATGAATGAACTGGAGAGGAAACTGGCCCAGAGCTATCTTAAGATCCAGAAACAAAACAAGGAAATAGATTTCCATAATCAAAACATCAAGCTCCAGCAAAGGGAGCTTGAAACCAAGAATGAGGAACTCTCCCGGCTGAATGAAGAGAAATTCCACCTGATCAACGTTCTGGCACACGACCTGCGAAATCCCCTGACCAGCAGCCTATGCCTCGCCGATCTTCTCAAATCGCAGTCTGAGAACCTTACCCGCGATCAGGTCAAATCGGTTGAGTTGATCGACAATTCCTTGAGAAGGATCAACCGGATCATTGACCAGATCGTGGACATCAATGAAATCGAGACCAGAAGCATGGCCTTTCGACCCCAGAAGGTTAACCTTGCCGTCATCCTGAAGGAAATAACGGAGCTTTATGCCTATGCGGTTGCACAGAAGGATATCACGCTCATAACGGAAACTTCCGATCTCTGTTCGGTGGTCGACCCAAACTACGCCTCACTGATCGTCGAAAATCTTCTCTCCAATGCCATCAAATTTTCACCTGCCGGAAAGCAAATCTGGATCCGGCTTTATCAGAATGATGACAGGGCAAGGATTGAAATCAGGGATGAAGGACCCGGCATCAATGAGCAGGATAGGATGAAATTATACGGGAAATACCAGACTCAAAAGGCAAATGTCCCGGGGAATGAAGCGGAGAGCCCCGGACTGTCGATCGTCGTGAAATATGTGAGGGTAATGAACGGAAAGGTATGGTGCACCAGCGAAGCCGGGAAAGGCTCCACCCTGTTCGTCGAATTCCCGCTGGCTTCCCAGGATGTGGGGTGA
- a CDS encoding beta-phosphoglucomutase family hydrolase, translating into MPKYDFDAVVFDLDGVITKTALVHSAAWKRMFDGFLLDYSRRTSTPFREFTHANDYLPYVDGKPRYKGVESFLESRGIKLPWGDPSDGESRETICGLGNRKNRAFNEVLDNEGVEVFDSTVQLIHKLKEEGIRIGVASSSKNCEAVLNAAGLLELFEARVDGVVSAELGLQGKPEPDIFTTACDRLGVPYNRAVIIEDAVSGVQAGARGNFGLTLGIAREENTRELLENGADVVVTDISEIGFDGIAEWFSKGLVRDSWSITYHGYDPGKEKTRETLLTVGNGYFGTRGCMEEQSACAHHYPGTYMAGIYNRLVSKVGDKDVENEDFVNCINWTVIQFRIGDGPWLDVNAVEITSIQRSLHFQDGILTRLMTVRDPQGRETRIQSSRIASMADPHVAALEYTLTPMNYSGEITFRSSLSGDHVNAGVDRYKQLNQKHLQGIASDGQQDVHYLVVETTQSKIRIANAATYTIYRNDKLYHPDFKYINASACSEVLFGVQLSPGESLKIDKLVSIYTSSDIPAGELVEKVSDSVMLYSTFDEVANESKDCWSKIWQKIDVRVTGDRFAQKLLRLHLFHTLVTASPNNATLDAGLPARGLHGEAYRGHIFWDELYIMPFYSIHFPVVARSLLLYRYRRLDAARRYAKEHGYRGAMFPWQSGSDGREETQTIHLNPVSGEWGPDHSSLQRHVSLAIAYNVWDYCRITDDRAFLQDYGAELIFEICRFWSGKCMLNPATGRYSISGVMGPDEFHEKYKDADRGGLTDNAYTNLMVAWIFEIADDLMELMDPPSWIKLCEKIGLSEAEVLQWKSIGSKLNLVVSSDGILAQYDGYFDLKELDWDHYRSKYGNIYRLDRLLKAEGKSPDEYKVAKQADTLMLFYNFDKQELDRIFREMHYEMPSDYPEKNLNYYLARTSHGSTLSRVVHALLANRVGDRKLSWKLYLDALTSDYQDVQGGTTAEGIHAGVMAGTVWIAVSSYGGLNLKGDYVRIEPHLPAHWREVAYSFTFRGIDYECEVTHQTIKIKADLKDRSDVRIFLRDRELILADSGWVVHKYYEG; encoded by the coding sequence ATGCCGAAATATGATTTTGATGCGGTGGTGTTCGATCTGGATGGTGTGATCACCAAAACGGCCCTGGTGCACAGCGCCGCCTGGAAGCGAATGTTTGATGGATTTTTGCTTGATTACAGCAGGCGGACATCCACGCCCTTCCGGGAATTTACCCATGCAAACGATTACCTTCCTTATGTTGACGGGAAGCCCAGGTACAAAGGGGTGGAATCCTTCCTGGAATCCAGGGGGATCAAGCTTCCCTGGGGTGATCCCTCCGATGGCGAAAGCCGGGAAACGATCTGCGGGCTGGGGAACCGCAAGAACAGGGCATTTAACGAAGTTCTTGATAATGAAGGTGTTGAAGTTTTTGACTCCACGGTACAGCTGATCCACAAGCTTAAAGAGGAAGGCATCCGGATCGGGGTCGCATCCTCCAGCAAGAACTGTGAGGCCGTATTGAATGCCGCCGGCTTGCTGGAACTGTTTGAAGCACGCGTGGATGGTGTCGTGTCGGCCGAACTGGGCCTCCAGGGAAAACCTGAACCGGATATTTTTACAACCGCGTGCGATCGCCTTGGAGTGCCCTATAACAGGGCTGTGATCATTGAGGATGCCGTTTCCGGTGTGCAGGCAGGTGCCAGAGGGAATTTTGGACTGACGCTGGGAATCGCCCGCGAGGAAAACACCCGGGAACTTCTTGAAAACGGTGCCGACGTCGTAGTAACCGATATCAGCGAGATTGGCTTCGATGGCATCGCCGAATGGTTCAGCAAGGGACTTGTTCGGGATTCCTGGTCAATCACCTATCACGGTTATGATCCCGGCAAAGAGAAAACCCGCGAAACACTCCTCACGGTCGGGAATGGATATTTCGGAACCAGAGGCTGTATGGAGGAACAGTCTGCCTGCGCTCATCATTATCCAGGGACCTATATGGCCGGCATCTATAACCGGCTGGTTTCAAAAGTGGGGGATAAGGATGTTGAAAACGAAGACTTTGTCAACTGTATCAACTGGACAGTGATCCAGTTCAGGATCGGCGACGGCCCCTGGCTGGATGTCAATGCCGTTGAAATCACCTCCATCCAACGGTCACTCCATTTTCAGGATGGCATCCTGACCCGCCTGATGACGGTCAGGGATCCGCAGGGACGGGAGACCCGGATCCAATCCAGCCGGATAGCCAGCATGGCGGATCCCCACGTGGCCGCCCTCGAATACACCCTGACACCAATGAATTATTCCGGTGAGATCACCTTCCGCTCTTCCCTGTCGGGCGACCATGTCAATGCAGGTGTTGACCGGTATAAACAATTGAATCAAAAACACCTGCAGGGAATTGCCTCAGACGGGCAGCAGGATGTTCACTACCTGGTTGTTGAAACAACACAGTCGAAGATCAGGATTGCCAACGCGGCAACCTACACAATTTATCGTAATGATAAACTCTATCATCCTGATTTTAAGTATATTAATGCATCTGCCTGCTCGGAGGTCCTGTTTGGCGTGCAGCTTTCGCCTGGCGAAAGCCTGAAGATCGATAAACTGGTTTCGATCTATACTTCAAGTGATATTCCTGCCGGTGAGCTGGTTGAAAAGGTGTCGGATTCGGTCATGCTGTACAGCACCTTCGATGAAGTGGCCAATGAGTCGAAAGACTGCTGGTCGAAGATCTGGCAAAAGATCGATGTACGGGTTACGGGTGACCGGTTTGCTCAGAAATTGCTCAGGTTGCATCTGTTTCATACTTTGGTGACTGCCTCCCCGAACAATGCCACTTTGGATGCGGGCCTGCCGGCCAGGGGACTTCACGGTGAGGCTTACAGGGGACACATCTTCTGGGATGAACTCTATATTATGCCCTTTTATTCCATCCACTTCCCTGTCGTCGCCCGTTCGCTGCTTCTTTACCGCTACAGGCGCCTGGATGCTGCGAGGAGGTATGCAAAAGAGCACGGCTACCGGGGCGCCATGTTCCCCTGGCAGAGCGGCAGTGATGGCAGGGAAGAAACTCAGACCATTCATTTGAACCCTGTTTCGGGTGAATGGGGTCCCGACCATAGCTCCCTGCAGCGACACGTTTCCCTGGCCATTGCCTATAACGTGTGGGATTACTGCCGAATTACGGATGACAGGGCGTTCTTGCAGGATTACGGGGCGGAGCTGATCTTCGAGATCTGCCGTTTCTGGTCTGGCAAGTGTATGCTGAATCCGGCAACAGGCAGGTATTCCATCTCAGGGGTCATGGGTCCTGATGAATTTCACGAGAAATACAAGGATGCTGACCGGGGCGGACTGACCGACAATGCCTATACGAACCTGATGGTGGCCTGGATCTTTGAGATCGCCGATGACCTGATGGAACTGATGGACCCGCCATCCTGGATCAAATTGTGTGAAAAGATCGGACTAAGTGAAGCCGAGGTCCTTCAATGGAAATCCATCGGCAGTAAACTGAACCTGGTGGTCTCTTCCGATGGTATTCTCGCACAATATGACGGATATTTTGACCTGAAAGAGCTCGATTGGGACCATTACAGAAGCAAATACGGTAACATTTACCGGTTGGACAGGCTGCTGAAAGCCGAAGGGAAGTCTCCGGATGAGTACAAGGTTGCCAAGCAGGCCGATACCCTGATGCTATTCTATAATTTTGACAAACAGGAACTTGACCGGATTTTTAGAGAGATGCACTATGAAATGCCTTCTGATTATCCGGAAAAGAACCTGAACTATTATCTTGCGCGAACGTCACACGGATCCACGTTGAGCCGTGTAGTGCACGCACTCCTGGCCAACCGGGTGGGTGACCGCAAGCTCAGCTGGAAGCTTTACCTGGATGCGCTGACCAGTGATTATCAGGATGTCCAGGGAGGGACAACGGCTGAAGGGATTCATGCAGGGGTGATGGCGGGTACGGTATGGATAGCCGTCAGCTCTTATGGCGGCCTGAACCTGAAAGGCGACTACGTCAGGATCGAACCTCACCTGCCCGCCCACTGGCGTGAGGTGGCCTACTCCTTTACCTTCAGGGGGATTGATTATGAATGCGAAGTGACTCACCAGACCATAAAGATAAAAGCCGATTTAAAAGATCGTTCAGATGTCCGGATATTCCTTAGGGACAGGGAGTTGATCCTGGCTGATTCCGGATGGGTGGTTCATAAGTATTATGAAGGATGA